The genome window atttaatattactttatttaaatatgattgaACATTATACCATACCGTGACTATTCACCTTTAATCAATTTGTTTTCAGTTACATTTGCTAAGTGCCACcctcaagatattttttttaaccaatgCAAAATCCACAGTTCTAGCAGTCACTGCGTCTGCAGTGCCCCTGACTCCCGAGTTCTCAGAGCAGCGAGTGTATCCACGGTTCATCAAATTCCCTGATGGTGAAGGTGTCCTGCACGATGTGGACCTTGAAGCACAACCTCAACAGGACATTCTGGATGAAATCAGTAGAAACCCAAAGATTAACCAATATTTGCTGTTCACCAGGTAGGCAATACTTTTATGCAGTATCTGGCCTCTGAGACCAAAAGAaggtcataaaatattttaataagttttgtTATAATTGTAGTATAATAACTTTCTTACCACACACTTAAAATGCCCTTTTTTTTCAGACACAACCCGAAATCTGCACAATTACTTCTTGATAATGAGGAATCCATTAAATCCTCTTACTTCAGTCCTAACGTTCCAACCATAGTTCTGGCCCACGGCTATTTTAGCAGTCAAAGCACTCCACCAAACCCTAGACTGAGAGACAGtgagttttgtttgttattatatCAATTTGGTAATTATGTATGGCCTATTATTCTTGGGCTTACTTACGTGTAACCTCTCTTTTTTCTTTGCAGCGTTTCTTGAAAAAAGTGATGTAAACGTCATCGTGGTAGATTGGAGTCAAGTCGCTAGATCTGATTACGTAACCGCTGTATGGGGAGTCCCAGGTGTTGGCAGAGCTCTTGGACAGTTTTTGGCTTACTTAAACTCCGTAACTGGTGCACCTTTAGACCAAATGCATCTCATCGGCTTGAGTTTGGGTGCTCACGTTGTTGGAAATGCAGGCAGAGACCTCGGTGGAAAAGTTGCTCGTGTCACAGGTAATAATTACTTATTGTAAACTGTTTTGCATTAAACCGCTGACTTTGTATGTACGTTATCCAAAACTTTTGTGTGTTAAAATTTTCAGGTTTGGACCCCGCTGGTCCCCTTTGGAATCTGAACTCTAATCGTATCAGCCCAAATGATGCTATCTACGTGGAGGCTATCCATACTGATGGTGGTTACCTGGTCGGAGGTCTTGGTATTGGAACTGATGTGGCTGATGCTGACTTTTACGTCAATGGTGGTGTTGATCAGCCGGGCTGTCAAACTCACGTCTGCAGTCACATGAGATCATATAGGTTTTTTGATGCTTCCGTCAAATACAACCATATAATTGGCAAAGAATGCTCGAGCTCATTGCAAATAACATTGAACACATGTCGTGGCCAAGAGCTGCATCTGGGCAACGATGACTTGACGAAATTCGGGTAAGTACTGTGTGTATTTCAAACGTTGCAAAAATAATGaccaaaaaatatcaaatggataatattttttttttggtcacAGATCTGGCAGATACCGAGCCAACACTGGCAGAAGATACCCGTACTAATCAACACTATTGTAAGACGTGATTTTACATAAATTTATTGTCTGATTGAATAAAAGcttgaattaaatattacagggttcatttcttttttctttatccAATAAAATTGCCGAAAAAGTGAGGTTTAAACTGACAGGAGTTCTTCAGATAACACGTATAGGACCATGAATTTTGATGTAGACCTAGTTAACTATCCTTGGCAGTAACAGCCAATCTTGCCACAGGGGGTACTGCTATTGTAACCGAGTTGTAAAAACCAATCAAGACATTAGACTGGAAGAAAACCCCAAAATTGCTGGCATGGATATTTATCGCTGCCATAGGATAATAGGAATTTTATAATCTTGAGGAAACAAGATCCTCATTAGCCATGTGTTTCACTTAATCTTATCATACACTTTATTAGTCTCCGTAGTAATTGTTTTCCATCAGATATCAAAGATAAGTGGCACTAGGGTGTTACTAGGCATTTTGGGGTTCTATAGCGAAATGCTTATAAGACCACCTAAAATGTTGAACTCGGAAAGATTAggaaagcttttatttaaagttatctGTCTCTTTTCGTATGTACTGAATCTGAATTACTTGCCATctcaatcttaaaaaaaaatgtatgtgttACTTTGGATACTCACCGTTGTACTACAccgaagtaaaaaaatatctgaaaaccTCATTAGAGTCGCATGAACTACGCAAATTGACTTAGTTTTAAAGGAAACCTACAAATACAAGTGTCCTACATGAACACTTAACGTTTCTTATCAATTAAGAatggattttttaaaatcatttcatGCAAATGGTATTTATATAGTCACTATTGGTCGGCCAGTATTTTGTACCTATGGCTAAAGCTTATCAAGTTACTAATATGGCAACCAAAATTAATCCACAAAGTGTATAATCATTTATCTAAGACAAATGATCAAAATCTTTTATTAATTGATAACCTTTTCAATAAAAAGGTGCGCTTGCTCGAAATATTTCACACGATTACTTTTTCTCGTCGTCATAATGAAGACCGCTCTATTATGTTTCCTTGTGGCGTACACGGGTAAGTCAACCAATACtaattttacaactttttataTATCTACATTATAGACTGTTATCGTTCCTGTCGTACCAAGATATAGATCCCAatgctttgtttgttttatgacTATAACCTTATGTTGAACAGTTTTATTGacaaaatgtatttacaaaTCCAAATCAATAATTTAAAGTCATGGTATTATGCCAAATAAACCTATCATACCACATTTtaccatatatttaatttgtttcctTTCCAGCCTACACTGCATATGCAGGGCCAGCACGATCAGACTTCTCAGAGCACCGCGTGTACCCACGGTTCATTAAGTTCCCTGATGGCAATGAAGTGTTGCATGATGTAGACCTTGAAGCTCCAGCCCAGCAATCATTCCTCGATGAAGTCAACAGAAACCCTGCTAACAACCAATATCTGCTTTTCACCAGGTAGGTTACTTTCTAGATGGTCATgtactatattttatcacaaatccttaatttatgtttatatgtGGATGATATAATACCGGGGTCATAGCTGTACAAAAAATGCCTTGATCCTGATTCTTGACGGATAATCCTACTTTTGATAGCAGAATTGTGAAGTGCAAAGAGAAGTTTGAATGTCAGCAGGCCAACATAGATACGCCTTATTTCTTACATTCCTAACTTTGTTCATGTTGTATTCCAGGCGTAACCCAAGATCATCCCAGTCTTTGGTAATGAACAACGTTGGTTCGATCACTTCTTCCAACTTCAACCCTAATCATCCAACAGTCGTCATTGCTCACGGCTGGCTCAGCAACCAGCAGACCAATATCAACCCTACCATCAGAGACGGTAAGGAATCACATTTTCTGAcctaataaattaatagctAACTTATGTTTTGAAATTATGTCTTATTGATAAGATCAATACGATCTTGTCACAAAAAAGGAAGTGTTATgaataaataaggaaaatacGCGACAAACATTACCAGGCAACGCCGCGTTTGTTCTAAGAATTTTGTTATTGTCATATTACACAGTTACATTCAAATTGGAGCATCATTAAATTTTTAAACACTTTAAACTTAGTATTTTACTGGTGTTTCTGTTGGCGTTAtaagtttttaatgtttttttgccTGTTCGTCATCTCTTCGTATACTTTTTTTCTCTCCTAGATTTTAAACTAGCCATTCATTGTTCTTTGCAGCTTATCTTAACAAGGGAGAGGCGAACGTTATTGTCTTGGACTGGAGAAGGCTTGCGATTTCCAACTATGTCACAGCCGTCAGAGGAGTTCCTGCTGTCGGTCGTGGTCTTGGACAGTTCTTGGCTTTCTTGAACTCCGTGACTGGCGCACCTTTCAATTCCATGCACCTGGTCGGCTTTAGTTTGGGCGCTCACCTTGTTGGTAACGCTGGAAGACAATTAGGAGGAAGAGTTGCTCGTGTCACAGGTGATTTTCTTTTCCATACCTATTAGATTTTTCTTCCCAAGGCTTGTCTTTCTGGTGCTACTTATTTACCTACCCTAACATCACGAATTAAAATCTGATCTATCTTTTGTTTAAGGCCTCGACCCTGCTGGTCCTCTATGGAATCTCAACTCCAACCGCATCAACCCCAACGATGGTATCTACGTTGAGGCCATCCATACTGATGGCGGTTACACCGTCGGAGGTCTTGGTATCGGAGCTGATGTTGCCAACGCTGACTTCTACGTCAACGGTGGCATCTCTCAACCTGGTTGCCTAACCAACGTCTGCAACCACAACAACGCCTGGAGATATTTTGCTGCTACAGTTACTTACAACCATATTGTTGGTAACCAATGCTCGAGCTCGTGGCAAATTACTTGGAATAACTGCAGTGGTGCAAGACTGAACATGGGTAACGACGATTTGAGGAAATCTGGGTAagtattaacattttttatttgagttaGAACACCTTTTTACTTAGCTAAAAACGGATTGATTTACATCCTAAGCGATGTTTATAGAACATTTTGGTTGGTATCAAATAACTCACAGAAATATCCTTTTTTATTACACGAATGttgagcaatttttttttcttgaccGGTAATTGAGTTTATGATAAAGAAAACTAACTATTCTCTCTTAATTTTCAGATCTGGACGATTCCGTGCCAACACCGGAAGGAGATACCCCTACTAATAATAAATACCATGACAAAGCATTAAAGGatctattttttaattcaacaggttttatttttccttcttaAGTAGGTATCAAAAGTACTCTccaaaaagattatttttgtttaagtttaccatGTGGCCGGGTAAAACGTGGCTGCATTAAATTGAACAGTAGCGTTACAAATCAACCTTgaccataaaataaaacctgaTAGTTTAATCAGAACTCATTCAGGATACAGGTGACAATAC of Helicoverpa zea isolate HzStark_Cry1AcR chromosome 15, ilHelZeax1.1, whole genome shotgun sequence contains these proteins:
- the LOC124637007 gene encoding pancreatic triacylglycerol lipase-like, giving the protein MKTALLCFLVAYTAYTAYAGPARSDFSEHRVYPRFIKFPDGNEVLHDVDLEAPAQQSFLDEVNRNPANNQYLLFTRRNPRSSQSLVMNNVGSITSSNFNPNHPTVVIAHGWLSNQQTNINPTIRDAYLNKGEANVIVLDWRRLAISNYVTAVRGVPAVGRGLGQFLAFLNSVTGAPFNSMHLVGFSLGAHLVGNAGRQLGGRVARVTGLDPAGPLWNLNSNRINPNDGIYVEAIHTDGGYTVGGLGIGADVANADFYVNGGISQPGCLTNVCNHNNAWRYFAATVTYNHIVGNQCSSSWQITWNNCSGARLNMGNDDLRKSGSGRFRANTGRRYPY
- the LOC124637008 gene encoding pancreatic triacylglycerol lipase-like, translating into MMKMASLLLVAAVLAVTASAVPLTPEFSEQRVYPRFIKFPDGEGVLHDVDLEAQPQQDILDEISRNPKINQYLLFTRHNPKSAQLLLDNEESIKSSYFSPNVPTIVLAHGYFSSQSTPPNPRLRDTFLEKSDVNVIVVDWSQVARSDYVTAVWGVPGVGRALGQFLAYLNSVTGAPLDQMHLIGLSLGAHVVGNAGRDLGGKVARVTGLDPAGPLWNLNSNRISPNDAIYVEAIHTDGGYLVGGLGIGTDVADADFYVNGGVDQPGCQTHVCSHMRSYRFFDASVKYNHIIGKECSSSLQITLNTCRGQELHLGNDDLTKFGSGRYRANTGRRYPY